The following coding sequences are from one Musa acuminata AAA Group cultivar baxijiao chromosome BXJ1-6, Cavendish_Baxijiao_AAA, whole genome shotgun sequence window:
- the LOC135677043 gene encoding ultraviolet-B receptor UVR8-like — MEIAEEAVEMAAAEEEEEEEVYAWSWGAGTDGQLGTGTLEDQHLPQPLPHLPTAVSRVACGGAHAVALTGDGRVLTWGRGTHGQLGHGKFESCSRPKPVKFLESLTMSYVSAGWNHSGFVTDMGCLFMCGDGSFGQLGNGDNQSHGSPFKVLFFVSQHVKQVACGMRHSLALVTGSSGDMIYGFGSGRYGQIGKHLSGCQRSLNLPVAVQGFDDRKIVSMHANGDHSAALSASGQLYLWGRRFSGNVDNHIPQIAPLSLRISQVALGWNHALVMADGFVYMLGGSRHGLLAETRKVNLVEHGLPTLASCTTSNGSPLTLERVPCLDEKVVSIAAGAEHSALVTEKGSIMTWGWGEHGQLGLGDTSDQTRPQEVKLDCNGSFLWTQFAVYCGSGFTIVAKATE, encoded by the exons ATGGAGATAGCTGAAGAGGCGGTGGAGATGGCggcggcagaggaggaggaggaggaggaagtgtaTGCTTGGAGTTGGGGCGCGGGGACCGACGGACAGCTAGGGACCGGCACCCTCGAAGACCAGCACCTCCCCCAGCCCCTCCCCCACCTTCCCACCGCCGTATCTAGGGTCGCCTGCGGTGGCGCCCACGCCGTCGCCCTCACTG GTGATGGTAGGGTTTTGACGTGGGGAAGAGGTACACATGGTCAACTTGGTCATGGGAAGTTCGAAAGCTGTTCCCGACCGAAGCCTGTAAAATTCCTTGAGAGCTTAACTATGTCCTACGTTTCTGCTGGATGGAATCACTCTGGTTTTGTTACAG ATATGGGATGTCTCTTTATGTGTGGAGATGGCTCATTTGGACAGCTTGGCAATGGGGACAATCAGTCACATGGCTCTCCCTTTAAAGTCCTATTTTTTGTTTCACAACATGTTAAGCAAGTAGCATGTGGAATGCGTCATTCTCTCGCCTTGGTAACAG GATCTTCAGGTGATATGATTTATGGTTTCGGCTCTGGGAGATATGGACAAATTGGTAAGCATCTATCTGGATGCCAAAGATCACTTAATCTTCCTGTGGCTGTTCAAGGATTTGATGACCGTAAAATAGTCAGCATGCATGCCAATGGCGATCATAGTGCTGCATTATCAG CTAGTGGACAGTTATACTTATGGGGTAGACGATTCAGTGGAAATGTTGATAATCATATCCCCCAAATTGCACCGCTGTCTCTACGGATTTCACAAGTTGCTCTTGGATGGAATCATGCCTTAGTAATGGCTG ATGGATTCGTTTATATGCTTGGTGGGAGCCGCCATGGTCTACTCGCAGAGACTCGAAAAGTGAACTTGGTGGAGCATGGATTACCTACGCTTGCTTCATGTACCACCTCAAATG GTTCTCCTCTCACTCTGGAGAGAGTTCCCTGCCTTGATGAGAAGGTGGTGAGCATTGCAGCAGGTGCTGAACATTCTGCTCTTGTAACAG AGAAAGGATCGATAATGACATGGGGCTGGGGGGAGCATGGCCAGCTTGGCCTGGGGGACACATCTGATCAAACACGCCCACAGGAGGTAAAGTTGGACTGCAATGGATCATTTCTTTGGACTCAATTTGCAGTATATTGTGGCAGTGGATTTACAATTGTCGCAAAAGCAACAGAGTAA